The sequence below is a genomic window from Gossypium hirsutum isolate 1008001.06 chromosome A11, Gossypium_hirsutum_v2.1, whole genome shotgun sequence.
AAATGGTGGGAACACCTCAAATGCAAACAGTACAGTTACTGGAGGAGATCAAAAGGGTAAAAGGAAAGGTCTTCCTGCTAAAAACTTAATGGCCGAGAGGCGCCGTCGAAAGAAACTCAATGATAGGCTTTACATGTTGCGGTCAGTTGTTCCAAAGATTAGCAAAGTAAGAATGTCCCTTCACTTTCCTTTTCGTTTGTATCTCGTGAATGCAGAGTATAAATTATTGTGTCTATGAGTGTATGTGCTAAGCTTTATTGTTTTGCTTTCATGGTGTTAcattttttgcattttatgtgaaTGAATGGTATCAAATGCTTAAGAGAAAGTTGCATTAATGTCTCTCACATGGAGTCTGGTAAGAgtgttttaaatgtcaacttaatTATTTGGACCCCATTTCAGTAAGTGAAGGCTGTTATATTCTCCTTGCTTTTTACATTCCGTTGCATTCGAATCATTCATGGCGTTTAGTAGTTTTCATCAGTTATTTGGTTGTTTAAATTCGTGATACTGATGTTGACGATATATGGCCATAGAAAGGGATAATCGGTAATACTAAGTTTCTGCTGTTAATTGATGGTCGTATGATTTACATTATCCTTTGTACTAATAGATGGATAGAGCATCTATTCTTGGGGATGCCATTGAGTACCTGAAGGAACTACTGCAAAGGATCAATGATCTCCATAACGAATTGGAGTCGAACCCTGGTAGCTCTTCGCTCACACCTACAACCAGTTTCCATCCTTTGACTCCCACTCCGGCTACCTTGCCTTGTCGTATCAAGGATGAACTTTGCCCTAGTTCATTACCGAGTCCCAATGGGCAGCCAGCAAGGGTAAAAACTCATCTCTTTAGATTGAAAAGTTGCATTCAGATTTCTTTCTATTGTATATGTTCAGTTCATTCTTGTTTCTAGCATACTTGAGCTCAGTTCGATGTATATATAGGTTGAAGTAAGGCTGAGAGAAGGAAAAGCTGTAAACATCCACATGTTTTGTGGGCGCAGACCAGGCCTTTTGCTCTCAACAATGAGGGCTTTGGACAGCCTTGGGCTTGATATTCAACAAGCGGTCATTAGCTGTTTTAATGGCTTCGCCATGGATATCTTTCGAGCTGAGGTACAATCTCTGACCATCATAAACTTTCTCATTTCCTTTTTAAACAAGCTAAGGTCAAGCAACAAAGGAAAAGCCTGAACCGTGTACTGCTTAATCAATGTTACTCCTCTGACTCTTCATTTTCTTAAAATACCTGTATCCGACATCCACTGTCATATGTTGAAAAACTTGAACTACCCTTATCTGACACGTTTTCATTTGATGTGTTCATATTTTTCAGCAATGCAAGGAAGGGCAAGACATCCATCCTGAGCAGATCAAAGCTGTACTATTGGATTCAGCTGGTTTCAACAATATGATTTAGGGTTCTTCAGCAAATTCTATCAAACAAGCAAATTGCACTTTTGTTTCAAGTGTTTACAAGTCGATTGTGCCAAACAAATCAAAAGACAATAGTAGTGagagaacaacatgagagcttttaaattaatttgaacTGGTGGGAAACTCGCCATTAACTGAACTTTTGGTAGATACTCATCTTTTTTTCAGCAATTTAGAATTCTATTGTCtgaatttttgggttttattaGGATAAGCTTCTCATGACTGCTGCGTTTGGTCCCCCCCCCCACCCGATAATGACCAGGGCAAGGTGGTCTGTATTGCATGATAAGTAAATAAATTCAAGTTTGATTTGGATAAAGCTCTAACTTCCGATTTAATTTGAGCACCGTATTCGAGGCTCGAATTAGTTTCATCTCAACTTTGGGTTTTCACTCAGGTTGTTAATTTTCAGACGGGCGAATCTAAGGGCATGGTCAGGCCCGGCCtccttaaaatgtaaaattatcatttgagcttttgaatttttttaaaaattttaaattaataaagataaaattacatttcagcctcttaaaattataaaaaattaatttaataactttaaaaaattaaaatttcatccgaccCCTCTCTAAAATTGTTCTAGCTTTGTTCCTGATTTCAAGTGCTTGGTCCCTTTTCAAGTTTTTCTTCGGGTGTAAAAATCTCAGTGCTATGAAAGGACTTGGGCTAGCAGAGATCCCTCAACTTTTTGGGGGCTCTAGTTACTTAGttcgttttgggttttttatTGCTGGATCCATTGTTCTGTTTTAGGCTTGGTTCTTTGAATCCAAAATGATCTCAAGGTTTGCAATGGGTTTTGAGGTCTCTCTTGCATATAGGAGTATCGATACTCCTGCTATGGCTGCCTGTTGTCCCTCTAATGCACACCTTGTTTCTTCCTTGTGCTTTAAGGTTTCGTTTTCCGGCATGGTTAGCCTCCAGCGCTAGCGTTTATGCCATGGGATTTCTGCTAGCTTTTGCTGAACAGttctaataaattaaaattgataatatTTCCAATGGAAAATTAAGAAGAGAGAATATTATTTATCAGACAATGCATGTGAGAGATCATTAAAGATTGCACTGTCCAACCTTTAAAAGACCCTAGGAAagatgtactttttttttttaagtaacaAAGTTATGAACATGGTTTTGTTTCCGTAAAGATAGTGTAAGATTTGGTCGGTTGGTATAACCCTGTTTTTGTTTAAGCAATGGTAATTTATATAAATGAGAAAAATCCCTTAACAAACGCAACTTTCTCGTTAGTAACATCAGCATGCATGAACTGACTTTTGGTGGAAAAGACACCATCTTACCAAATCTGTACTCCTTTTGCTTCACCAAAAACATGCGTATAGGAATAGTAAGGTTGTCAGGATCGTATCTGGCctttttacttttgttttgaCACTGATACAGCATATTCtgataaaatcttttttttttaatcatatattttatatttctttagcTTTACATATAAAAgcaaatattttatgtaaaaataaaaattttaattatatcaatgtccccaaaattatattaattatatatataatttataaaaatataaaaatagccGACTGAGGTGAAGACGGTATTATTATTTTAGGACCCAGGGGGTCTGGTGATTTGATCAGACCTGGAGAACTGCACTGCACTGCGCTGCCCTGTACACTTCATCCACCCAGTTTCGTAAAAGtgattagataaatattattatgtcaaAGTAGACCatggaaaatttaattttgacaGGATACCAAATTATTTTCGCAGGAGAAAGTAAGAAGCCATGTGTGATTATTCAAAACCCAACCCCACTAGTCGACCGGCCACCACTGGTCACCGAGATAGGAATTCCACCGTTAACGTCGTAGTCAACAATGGATTGACTTCACTTACAAAATACAATGGATCTGGCTATAAAAGCAGATAAGAGAGCAGCATTACTTGGCAACCGCATTACAATATTTTCGATGACTATCTATACAGTGCGGAAAATGCACCAATTTTTTTATGACTTAAAAAAAAGTATTACTTTTAATTGAAAAGACATTAGGTGGCTGTATTAACCCTACTTACATTCACAGCTTGAAGAAAAAGGGGTTGAAACATCTATATGTACATAGGAAGAAGAGAAGTGGGGGGTGGGGGGGAGGAGGAGGGGGGGTTGCAAAAGCAAGGCCGGTGTACACATGCATGAAATTCAGATTCGGgtatacatatttatatgtatatataaaaataaaaataaaaaacaacataCGCTATTGATGCCACAACATTTATCCAAAATCGGATCAGACCAGTCGTGCTCATCTTATATCTGGATTCTGATTTGTGCGGCAAACTTGATGCTAATAGACTCGCAAACCAATTTAACAGGATAAATTTTACCATGCCACTCCCCATGTCTCCAAAAATCTGAAACAACAAAAAAATGCCAGAGGTTTTACACATTATGTAATATAATACCCtttgaaatgataaaaaaatatatggtaTACGCACCTAGAGAGTTACCCTGAACAATTCTTTGCACTAGATGCTGATGGACAGTTTACTTCTTTTGCAACTGTACCCTCTGAGGGAACTGGAATGTCCTCAAACTTTGAACCCAACGACCCTGGCTTCATCTTCTGGACCTCTTCCCTAGTGTAGATACCAATCTTGCGGACCATGGCACAAAATTCCCTAATTCACAAGCAAGTATTGAAAAAAGCTATAAATCATCTATAACGAGTTAAAATGAAATCGAATAATGCAAGAAATCTTACTGCCAAGGATCATCGCCAACAAGCATCATATCACCCTCATCATCAGTATAAACAACAAGCCAGTTCTTTTGAGGGGCCATTAATTCACCTCCAAACTCAAATAATTGATCCAATTCAGCGATCAACTCATCATAGTTGTTGAACTTAGTAAGGTCCACAGACCTTCCAAGAGCAGTCCCCTGCATAAGAACctgaaaatataaagaaatttgaGCAAGTCCCTTCGCAGATTTCATAACGGCAAGCTTAACTATCAAAGACAAGAGAAAGAACCTTAGTACAACTCCTAGTTGAAGCAGTAGACGGTTTGCTTTGAAACTCCCGTGCATGGGGCTGACCCATTTTCTCCTGCTCATTAAAAGCAGAAACATCCTCTGCCATCTGGGAGGCGTTTGAATTTTCAGACCTTTTATCAGATTTAAGTGCATGAATTTGGTGCAATGCAGCTTGCATATGTCCTACAGGCTTGGCGAAAGCACTAATATGGGAGACTGCAGGCCCTGAAGCGCTAGAGATACTTATGAGAGGAATACCAAAGAGCTTGCAGTTTCCTTCTCTAGATTTTCCATTCTTATGTTCTTGAACCAATGATGTTTTCGGCATTAAATCTCTTGAATGGACTGAATTATCATAACAAGAAGTGGATGGGGGAGGCATCAACCAATTACCACGTGTGCATTCAATCCTACGACCTTCAAGTATAGGGTAGTCACCAAAACCACAAAATCTACCATTTCCCCGTGCCTGATAAGGCACATCAGAACCTTGCAAAGGAGGGTCTGTACTACTGTCAGACAACTTGAGTGAGAGACCAGATGGCAGGAGGGACCAAGCGCCAAGCTTCCCTTCTTGATCTAGTAATTGTTTTTTCCCCGAATTACCAGCTACTGAAGTTTGATCAACAAAGGACGGATAATATCCACGTGATGTATCAGCATTCGACCCAAAACCTGAGAGCAAATCTGTGTAAGTTGGTTCATGCCTCCTAGAGGGCATCCAATTCTCTGACCCAAATTTTCTTTCACCATGAGCTACATCAACCTTCTCATCATCTATTGAAGGTGGCCACATCACTGACCTATCAGCAGTGTCAGAATCATTACTCTCAGCAAATGTGCCTCTCAAGGTCGAGAATTCTTGACCTGGCAAGACCCTTGAAAATGAACTGGCCGGCAAAGGGTCTACAGTAACTTTGGAAGAACCTGAATGATGAACTTGGTTAATACAtctttccagacaagctggttccGTGAAAACTAAAATACAATTTCAAACACATTACCTACCTTCCCTAGTAAGTACAGAGGAATCAGGGGATGAAGATACAGCATTAGTTCGAGGCCTTTTTGGCCGGGGCATTGGAAGGGGATTAAGTGCAGGAGGAGACAAAGCATGTTCAATTTTCCAAGGAGAAACTCTCTCGGGACGAGGTATTGTAGACGTTTCATCCCATCGcacctataagagaaatttgaacactgttaaaaaatttacatagCAAAACCTACCAAAACTTGATAAGATTAAATAATTCTACCTTCAGGCATCTCCATTTGGAACCCTGCCACCTCTTTGGATCAGCATCTTCGATTCCAACTATTGTTCCAGTAAACCtgaatacaaaatattaaaacacaTTATCTCAACTTGTTCACATATCGAGTTGGAAACTTTACCCTTAGTAGAAATTTCATGAATGAGATAGTTTTCATGTAGCCAGAAAAGGAGATAGTTTTCATGTAGCCAGAAAAGGAGAACATGAGTTGTACCTCTGTTCAGGAGCTTCTTCACCTTCAAATCTCATTTTGAACCTCATCCCTATTGAGTAATTGTTCTTTACAGACTCCATGTACTGATTAAATGGAACAATGAACTCAGCTGGACTTGTCCTGTAACAGAAAATTGAAAAGGTCAAATACAAGAAACAACAATAAATTCCTCTATCAAAACAGAAATGTCACAATTGAAGTTGTATCACCCAGTAATCTATTTTGAGAAGTTCAGAATATCACGCATGAAAAATTTACACTGCATGTCAAAATGGAAGCTTGATCTACAAACCTGGGTTTGTAATACACAGTGAATATGGTTCTGGTAGTGTAGGCATGCCATGCTGTCGCTAGCACACCAAGATGCATGCTATGACTTGATATAACCGATGAAGGAACGTTGCCCTGCTGTCTCAATGCTCGCCGTACACCAACGCGCAATTCTCCATTCTCGCCTCTACATAATACAAGTCAATCAGGCATATAAATCCTGAAGCTCCAGCAAATAATTCAATAGTAAAACCCAATTCATAGCACAAAACAAGCAGGCaaaccttaaaaatataaatgcaTCCCCAGCAACAAGCTTCTTGGAGCTAACAAAAACACTCCAACCGCTTTGAAGCAAGTGTCTTCGTGGCTGACCTGGTAGTATCCAGTTTAATCAAATTGTAAATTAAACCGGTTTTACCTCACAAGAGATAAATTGAAGAAAACTAAGCGACAAAAAATTATGACCAGTACTAGTAACGGACATTTTATAACGGAACTCAGTGGAACAGCTCCACTGTGCATTATCTATAAGCATGATAACCAATTGGCTTGAAGTATTACCCCTGAAGATATGCCGGAATCGCCACTCATTTCCATGCAAATCCTTAGAAACCAGCTCCTGTGTTGGAGGTTGCAGCGACATATCCTGTTAATGAACAAGCCCAGATGGATCAAAACCAAGTTGAAATAcaggaaagaaaaaaaggaacCAGACATCAATGGCCGACAGACACAAACCAGTGGTGGAAGACATTCATCAGCATGCCGCCTGAGCACTGAAAATCCACCATGGGTACTCGTATCTGAAGCAGTCAGGGTTTTGCAAAACGAATGCACTTGGAACCGTGGGGGTTCAAGAATGGGAGGCTCCTTGTCCACCATGTTCTCATCTTGCTAGAAACATTAGACAAAGCAAAGAACACAACATTAGAAACACAAATCCTACAATAAGGCAACAAAATACAGGAAAAAAAGGACCAAAGCTTACAGTATGTTCAGGAAGCAAAGTCACTTGAGCAAAAACCTCATCAGTATCCGGTTCAGCCTATAGAATTAACAAGAAAAAGTTATTCTTCCCATTCGTAAAACAAAACTcgggaaaaaaatagaaaatcgcTATAATAGTGGAGCAAGGTTACCTTTAATTGTACGTTAATCACACGACAAAGGATCTTTGGTGGAAGGTCATACACCGGCATCTGCTGTTCTGATACCTGATGAGTAGACGCCTCAACCTGACGCCCCAGGGACTCAAAGTTaataaagcaaattaaaaaaCTCACCCGCAATGGACGTTAATTTCTCAATGTGActttgaggaagaagaaaatgggACAGAGAAAGTAGAAACGAAACCTGTTCTATGTGACCTTGAGGAAAGTAGAACACGCGCTCTCCTTCGCGAGGGACCGTCACCAGAGGTCCAGCACATGCATGCCATAGCTCCGTATACAGCGCCCTTTCGGGGTCTACGGTTTCTACAAACAAAACGAAACCAGAAGAACATTAAAACGACAGGAAAAAATAGATAACTCGAGATCAACAATAATGGAGAAAGGAAAACCAGAAACGGAAGTGAGAAGAAAAAGGGGTTAAAGTTTATACCTCTGACGGCAGCTGTACGAGCGGAATGACCGTTCTGCCCTTCCATGGTGTTCCTAGTATCTCGTGGCTCAGTATAACCGGAAGAAAAACTATCTCCTCTTCCGTTGACACAATTTCCTTTTATCGATATCTCCGACGTAGTCATTTCTTCAAGAAAAAATCTTTTAGCTCAAATCTCACATCTGCTACACTCTCAAACTCCTCAAATCTATACTAAAAAAGCCCTAATCTAAAATCCCACTCAAATCTACCAGCGGTTCAAACATCAATAACCAAAGCTTCCCTTTTTCCACAGAAAATCAACTATCTCTCCGAGACTTCAAAGAAAACCTAACGAAATTAGAACACCAAACCGATACTTCTCACAGTTTATCAACAATCTTCTCGATTCACGCATCCAATCAATCAAAATCCACTTTTTTTTAATCTATCTAAAGTCGTTTTCACTTCCCCTTCTGCAAACAAACACACCACAGCCTCTCTATCTTCTTCTCTTCCACCTTACATCAATTGCAGCAGAAGCAACAGATGAAAAATCAGAGCTCgtaaacaccaaaaaaaaaaactttttcccCCTTATCTCTTTCTCTctgtttgttgttttttttttctcctgtCTGTCTGTCTGTGTCGGGATGAGGGGTCGAGAAGACTTAACCAAGGGTGAGTCAAAACCGTGGAAGGAAAATGGGAATGATATAAACCAAGGTAAGATTTTAACCCACTGAAAAACCGTCAACCGGCATTAACCCGTCCGATTACCAGTTGTCGTACCGGCTACATCCGGTGGACTTATCAGGGGAGGTAGGAATCGAGGGGACCAGATAGTACTAGGGGGAGGGGCAGgcagatttaaaatataattaaattttctattaaaaaggGGTTAATTAAATAAAGGCGGCTTTCCGTTGTGTTTCCGTCAATAGTTGGCAAGTAACGGCGTTTGTCTTGACGTTAGTGGGGGTGGGAAAAGGTTGGTCTGTTTTTACGGGAGGGGAAATGGGGTTTGTCGTGCTATTAACGGGCAGGTTTGGATGGATGTGAACTgaaaataggttaagaaagataatagcaaaaaaaaaaaaaggctaaggCTACTGTGGTTTCAGGTAGGGCTGAGTGTGCGTAGTTAACACCACCCGGTATATCTTAGCAAAGTTTTGCATTCTTGCCTTTTTCTCTCACTGTGCGCACCTTGTGAATGAGATTTTTGTACAAAATATCTCGCTCCTTGAAATATTAATCATATGATATCTTATCacctttttttcatttcttatcTGTCATTTACTTCACCaccctattttttttattttaactttggtCTAATTCTGCCCTAGTCTCTATAATTTTCGAATTATTCAAATATAtcctttctatttttattatcttaaaaAGTAATCtccatttttggaaaattaagaTCTAAGGAATATGTTATATTTCATAGAGAATTTTGAAATCTCTTAAGTTAAAGTTTTTTTCGTATAAAATATACCATTCTGCcaatttttttgggtaaactatgaatatagttatttttgtttgtcttatattacattttagttgttttgtttgaaattttacgttttagtcacttacgttatcgttttgttgcGAAGTAGTCACTCTATCGTCAATGTTATCAACAAGCCATTCTCCTTGTCTGAATCTAATTGGATTGGAGACTATCCTCCCTTAATTCATCAAAGTTGtaatgaatgataaatatattattatattatgagtAATACATCTTTTTGTtacatgattattattatttgaataattttattataatttttgatcATATATGAtctttttgatacaatacctAAAACTACTCATAGTCCTTTttctaacccataaataggaggataatgcgcttcaacgcactAGAACCAGGGGCGAAGCTTGAAAAAAATTTTAGAGGTGAAATTAAGTTGTAATTTTTACAacagtaaaaatgtaatttcactattttaatagtctatatctttataatttttaaataattaaatcaaatttttatcaatttagaaaGGGTCAacgtgtaattttacctttattaatttaaaattttaaaaagtttaaaggGCCTAAAcataaagtttttcattttaggagGGTTACGGACCTGCCAGCACCTGGCttgaacccacatcctcctaTATCGGGAACAATGCTCATGCCAATTGAGCTAACTAAATCGACTTACACAATGGCAAAGCCAAAGGGAGCTCGCAGGGGCCcgaccccctaaaatggaaatttttttacttaagccctttgtaatttataaaattttaaatttgtaacagtaaaattacactttagccccaaaataataaaaaaataatttaatcttttaaaaattataaatatatagtctattaaaata
It includes:
- the LOC107923948 gene encoding auxin response factor 2 isoform X1, which translates into the protein MTTSEISIKGNCVNGRGDSFSSGYTEPRDTRNTMEGQNGHSARTAAVRETVDPERALYTELWHACAGPLVTVPREGERVFYFPQGHIEQVEASTHQVSEQQMPVYDLPPKILCRVINVQLKAEPDTDEVFAQVTLLPEHTQDENMVDKEPPILEPPRFQVHSFCKTLTASDTSTHGGFSVLRRHADECLPPLDMSLQPPTQELVSKDLHGNEWRFRHIFRGQPRRHLLQSGWSVFVSSKKLVAGDAFIFLRGENGELRVGVRRALRQQGNVPSSVISSHSMHLGVLATAWHAYTTRTIFTVYYKPRTSPAEFIVPFNQYMESVKNNYSIGMRFKMRFEGEEAPEQRFTGTIVGIEDADPKRWQGSKWRCLKVRWDETSTIPRPERVSPWKIEHALSPPALNPLPMPRPKRPRTNAVSSSPDSSVLTREGSSKVTVDPLPASSFSRVLPGQEFSTLRGTFAESNDSDTADRSVMWPPSIDDEKVDVAHGERKFGSENWMPSRRHEPTYTDLLSGFGSNADTSRGYYPSFVDQTSVAGNSGKKQLLDQEGKLGAWSLLPSGLSLKLSDSSTDPPLQGSDVPYQARGNGRFCGFGDYPILEGRRIECTRGNWLMPPPSTSCYDNSVHSRDLMPKTSLVQEHKNGKSREGNCKLFGIPLISISSASGPAVSHISAFAKPVGHMQAALHQIHALKSDKRSENSNASQMAEDVSAFNEQEKMGQPHAREFQSKPSTASTRSCTKVLMQGTALGRSVDLTKFNNYDELIAELDQLFEFGGELMAPQKNWLVVYTDDEGDMMLVGDDPWQEFCAMVRKIGIYTREEVQKMKPGSLGSKFEDIPVPSEGTVAKEVNCPSASSAKNCSGFLETWGVAW
- the LOC107923948 gene encoding auxin response factor 2 isoform X2; translated protein: MTTSEISIKGNCVNGRGDSFSSGYTEPRDTRNTMEGQNGHSARTAAVRETVDPERALYTELWHACAGPLVTVPREGERVFYFPQGHIEQVEASTHQVSEQQMPVYDLPPKILCRVINVQLKAEPDTDEVFAQVTLLPEHTQDENMVDKEPPILEPPRFQVHSFCKTLTASDTSTHGGFSVLRRHADECLPPLDMSLQPPTQELVSKDLHGNEWRFRHIFRGQPRRHLLQSGWSVFVSSKKLVAGDAFIFLRGENGELRVGVRRALRQQGNVPSSVISSHSMHLGVLATAWHAYTTRTIFTVYYKPRTSPAEFIVPFNQYMESVKNNYSIGMRFKMRFEGEEAPEQRFTGTIVGIEDADPKRWQGSKWRCLKVRWDETSTIPRPERVSPWKIEHALSPPALNPLPMPRPKRPRTNAVSSSPDSSVLTREGSSKVTVDPLPASSFSRVLPGQEFSTLRGTFAESNDSDTADRSVMWPPSIDDEKVDVAHGERKFGSENWMPSRRHEPTYTDLLSGFGSNADTSRGYYPSFVDQTSVAGNSGKKQLLDQEGKLGAWSLLPSGLSLKLSDSSTDPPLQGSDVPYQARGNGRFCGFGDYPILEGRRIECTRGNWLMPPPSTSCYDNSVHSRDLMPKTSLVQEHKNGKSREGNCKLFGIPLISISSASGPAVSHISAFAKPVGHMQAALHQIHALKSDKRSENSNASQMAEDVSAFNEQEKMGQPHAREFQSKPSTASTRSCTKVLMQGTALGRSVDLTKFNNYDELIAELDQLFEFGGELMAPQKNWLVVYTDDEGDMMLVGDDPWQEFCAMVRKIGIYTREEVQKMKPGSLGSKFEDIPVPSEGTVAKEVNCPSASSAKNCSG